The Sphingomonas telluris genome includes a window with the following:
- a CDS encoding serine hydrolase domain-containing protein — MTDVLTEEMSLQPGSRGAARVDPAELDKLLDPFDRTGQPGFAVGVSLGGVPLYRRGVGTASVELPIALSPQIRMRIGSTTKQFCALAIMLLAEDGQLSIEDTPRKYVPELPDWADEFTIRQLLSHTSGMRDSFDLLFQTCGPGIVTPPDTPLKMLLDFDDLNYTPGASWRYNNSGYVLLSEIVERVSGQTFGDFLRTRILEPVGMYQSLLRPLDTDMLSNSASLHSPLPGGGWSRGVFGVPLRGEGGLVSTVDDMLQWLRHMSDPVVGSHDSWQQMRTACSTHGYGFGLFMQKHRGLDTVHHAGAVAGGSSQALKVVDYDLDIVVLNNNGLNVLAMYQLVDAIIDACVPGLPPIPADSGATPLGGTFYSKATGRVMALIPHEGAQLVNLSGMMLPTNRDSDGGITVQIVPTDLVIRPDTEGSRLEVREFGSDDILDRIEPSPGESLDEWVGDYSIVPGKISAALSRSGDGFQLSLVNGLGSLTYPLVPLGPRLWQMVSPVPMPLGGTLEFEEGAFLFSTASTTRLRFHRS; from the coding sequence ATGACCGACGTCCTAACTGAAGAGATGTCGTTGCAGCCCGGTTCGCGGGGAGCAGCTCGCGTCGATCCCGCCGAACTAGATAAGCTGCTCGATCCTTTTGACCGGACTGGTCAGCCAGGATTCGCGGTCGGAGTCAGCCTTGGAGGGGTGCCGCTATATCGCCGTGGAGTGGGCACCGCGAGTGTAGAGCTCCCGATTGCCCTGTCCCCACAAATTCGGATGCGCATCGGATCGACAACCAAGCAGTTCTGCGCCCTCGCCATCATGCTTTTGGCCGAAGACGGGCAGCTCAGTATCGAGGATACGCCGCGTAAGTATGTCCCGGAGCTGCCGGATTGGGCGGATGAGTTCACCATCCGCCAGCTCCTCTCCCACACGAGCGGAATGCGGGACAGCTTCGATCTTCTGTTTCAGACATGCGGACCCGGAATAGTGACGCCGCCCGACACACCGCTGAAGATGCTGCTCGATTTCGATGACCTGAATTACACGCCGGGAGCCAGCTGGCGCTACAACAATAGCGGCTATGTCCTGCTCAGCGAGATCGTTGAACGCGTAAGCGGACAGACTTTCGGTGATTTCCTCCGCACCCGCATCCTCGAGCCCGTTGGAATGTACCAAAGCCTCCTCCGCCCCCTCGACACGGACATGTTGTCGAACAGCGCCTCGCTTCACTCGCCCCTGCCGGGTGGCGGTTGGTCGAGGGGCGTGTTCGGCGTCCCACTCCGCGGCGAAGGGGGCCTGGTGTCGACCGTTGACGACATGCTCCAGTGGCTCAGGCACATGTCTGACCCAGTGGTCGGCAGCCATGACAGCTGGCAGCAGATGCGCACGGCCTGCTCCACCCACGGCTATGGGTTCGGACTGTTCATGCAGAAGCATCGTGGTCTCGACACGGTACATCACGCCGGCGCAGTCGCGGGCGGAAGCAGTCAGGCGCTCAAAGTTGTCGACTACGACCTCGACATTGTCGTGCTGAACAATAACGGCCTGAACGTCCTGGCGATGTACCAGCTCGTGGACGCCATCATCGACGCGTGCGTGCCAGGCCTGCCTCCCATTCCGGCGGATAGCGGAGCAACCCCGTTAGGTGGGACTTTCTACTCAAAGGCCACTGGGCGCGTGATGGCCCTCATCCCGCACGAGGGAGCTCAACTGGTGAACCTTTCCGGAATGATGCTGCCGACCAACCGGGACTCGGACGGCGGGATCACGGTCCAGATTGTTCCTACTGACCTTGTCATTCGCCCAGACACCGAAGGGTCCAGGCTGGAAGTTCGTGAGTTTGGATCCGACGATATACTTGACCGAATAGAGCCTTCACCGGGCGAATCTCTCGACGAGTGGGTCGGCGACTACAGCATCGTTCCCGGAAAGATTTCGGCTGCCTTGTCCCGTAGCGGCGACGGGTTCCAACTCAGTCTCGTTAACGGCCTGGGATCTCTGACCTATCCTCTTGTGCCCTTGGGCCCGCGACTCTGGCAAATGGTGTCGCCAGTGCCGATGCCGCTAGGTGGGACTCTGGAATTCGAAGAAGGAGCATTCCTGTTCTCAACCGCTAGCACCACACGCCTGCGGTTTCATCGTTCCTAA
- a CDS encoding serine hydrolase domain-containing protein, with product MALSISRWAKELVSKAAVGAAGLIAVISLPLLAQTRTPQPLSPVAETARPDVAVPTSEPSLPTGRSLTADDVNAWLDGYMPYALGKGQIPGAVVVVVKDGQILTQRGYGFSDVAKQKPVDPRITLFRPGSISKLFTWTAVMQQVEQGKIDLDADVNKYLDFKIPPYQGKPITMRNIMTHTSGFEEQIKDLIVTDEKQYVPYEKLLKRWVPHRIYAPGEVPAYSNYATSLAGYIVQRVSGEQFDAYVERHILAPLGMTHSTFRQPVPANLRPFVSEGYVPGQDKPYGYEYVSSAPAGALSATGEDMGRFMIAHLQNGAGLLKPETAQLMHSPANRSIQGLHGMCLGFYEDDINGRRIIAHAGDTSAFHSDLNLFLNEGVGIYISMNSPGKEASAYSVRGTLLQEFADRYFPAAKPKPQALDSKTARENAEKLAGTWTSSRRIDSSFLSVANLFSQNKISVGKDGQLIAPVADILQARPSKWIAVGPMLWRDAYSHELLGAKLSDGKVTQISVSTIAPFTVLLPTPWYLNSAWLLPLLYLSLAVLVITMLLWPTRAIVRRRFGATLALEGRDLRAFRWSRISAVAIIAVLISWFITVSLIFKDMDLSALILLMGFLSLVAFVGGFLAMLWYALRVWQSGARWPAKVWSIALVIASATVLHIAINFHLIGFRTNF from the coding sequence ATGGCGCTATCGATTTCGCGCTGGGCCAAGGAACTCGTTAGCAAGGCCGCTGTGGGTGCGGCGGGACTGATTGCAGTTATTTCGCTTCCGCTGCTCGCGCAAACGCGAACTCCGCAGCCGCTGTCCCCCGTTGCCGAGACGGCGAGGCCAGACGTCGCCGTTCCTACAAGCGAACCGTCGCTGCCTACGGGCCGGTCGTTAACCGCCGACGACGTCAATGCCTGGCTTGACGGCTACATGCCCTATGCACTCGGCAAGGGTCAGATCCCGGGCGCCGTTGTCGTGGTCGTCAAGGACGGCCAGATCCTTACTCAGCGCGGATACGGCTTCTCTGACGTTGCCAAACAGAAGCCGGTCGACCCGCGCATCACCCTGTTTCGGCCCGGATCGATCTCCAAACTGTTCACCTGGACCGCGGTCATGCAGCAGGTCGAGCAGGGCAAGATCGACCTCGATGCGGACGTCAACAAGTACCTCGACTTCAAGATCCCGCCCTATCAGGGCAAGCCAATCACGATGCGCAATATCATGACGCATACGTCGGGCTTCGAAGAGCAGATCAAAGACCTGATCGTGACCGATGAAAAACAGTATGTTCCGTACGAGAAGCTGCTGAAACGCTGGGTGCCGCACCGCATCTATGCGCCGGGTGAAGTGCCGGCCTATTCCAATTATGCCACCTCGCTTGCCGGCTACATCGTGCAGCGCGTCTCGGGCGAGCAGTTCGATGCCTATGTAGAGCGGCACATCCTTGCGCCCCTGGGAATGACGCATTCCACCTTCCGCCAGCCCGTGCCGGCCAATCTGAGGCCATTCGTTTCGGAGGGTTATGTTCCTGGGCAGGACAAGCCCTACGGCTACGAATATGTCAGTTCGGCTCCAGCGGGCGCCCTTTCGGCAACCGGCGAGGATATGGGCCGCTTCATGATCGCCCATCTGCAGAACGGCGCAGGTCTCCTGAAGCCGGAGACGGCGCAGCTAATGCATTCGCCCGCCAACCGGTCGATTCAAGGGCTCCACGGCATGTGCCTTGGCTTTTACGAGGACGATATCAACGGGCGCCGGATCATCGCGCACGCCGGCGATACGAGCGCCTTCCACAGCGACCTTAACCTGTTCCTCAACGAGGGCGTGGGCATCTACATCTCCATGAACAGCCCGGGCAAGGAGGCTTCCGCCTATTCCGTGCGCGGCACTCTCCTCCAGGAGTTCGCGGACCGATACTTCCCCGCTGCGAAACCCAAGCCGCAGGCGCTCGATAGCAAGACGGCTCGCGAGAATGCCGAGAAGTTGGCGGGCACCTGGACGAGCTCGCGCCGGATAGATTCGAGCTTCCTCTCGGTCGCCAATCTGTTCAGCCAAAACAAGATCAGCGTGGGCAAGGACGGCCAATTGATTGCGCCCGTCGCCGACATCCTCCAGGCGAGACCATCAAAGTGGATCGCGGTAGGGCCTATGCTTTGGCGCGACGCCTACAGCCATGAACTGCTCGGCGCGAAGCTGTCGGACGGAAAGGTCACGCAGATCAGCGTCAGCACCATCGCGCCGTTCACGGTCTTGCTGCCGACGCCCTGGTACCTGAATTCGGCCTGGCTACTGCCTCTCCTGTATCTAAGCCTTGCAGTGCTTGTGATCACCATGCTGCTATGGCCGACCCGAGCGATCGTCCGTCGGCGCTTCGGCGCCACGCTGGCGCTCGAAGGCCGCGACCTTCGCGCGTTCCGGTGGAGCCGCATCTCGGCGGTCGCGATCATTGCCGTTCTGATCAGTTGGTTCATCACCGTGTCCCTGATCTTCAAGGACATGGATCTCAGCGCGCTTATTCTGTTGATGGGATTCCTCAGCCTGGTCGCCTTTGTAGGCGGTTTCCTGGCAATGCTCTGGTATGCCTTGAGGGTCTGGCAGAGCGGCGCGCGCTGGCCGGCCAAGGTGTGGAGCATCGCGCTGGTGATTGCCTCCGCGACTGTCCTTCACATCGCGATCAACTTTCACCTGATCGGCTTCAGAACGAACTTCTGA
- the nrtS gene encoding nitrate/nitrite transporter NrtS, producing MEVREAARRTLTGNSLRRSLMVALVVGTALNLINQGPEMLSGKWPVIWKLGLTYVVPFLVASYGSFAAFRNPS from the coding sequence ATGGAAGTTCGCGAAGCTGCAAGGCGCACTCTGACCGGCAACTCCCTCAGGCGCTCGCTCATGGTCGCGCTTGTTGTCGGGACAGCGCTCAATCTCATAAACCAAGGTCCCGAGATGCTCTCAGGCAAGTGGCCGGTCATTTGGAAGCTTGGGCTCACCTATGTCGTGCCCTTCCTAGTCGCGAGCTATGGGAGCTTCGCCGCGTTTCGAAACCCTTCTTAG
- a CDS encoding alpha/beta hydrolase family protein: MPRISEARLVASLPTREEVEEHLAFRGFECRVITYASGGLKIAGLLWKPIDTTGKKHPLIIALRGGNNKFGPMEPWRYWGWHDFLKAGYVVLSSQYRGGPGSEGSDTFGSEADLNDVPNLIPLAKSLGYVDTDQVFAHGGSRGGMELYMLAHTGLPLIAMAIRAGLADIRRAFEARPKGLGSLTEMMTDYSADPDAALDRRSAVKWASELKVPTIIFHGTDDWRLSPQDSLDVANELQRAHIPYELHLYEADTHAIDLNQADMIKHTLAFFESRQTR; encoded by the coding sequence ATGCCGAGGATTAGCGAAGCGCGCCTTGTAGCTTCGCTACCCACCCGCGAAGAGGTCGAGGAGCACCTCGCATTTCGGGGTTTCGAGTGCCGGGTCATCACCTACGCGAGTGGGGGGCTGAAGATTGCCGGCCTCCTCTGGAAGCCGATCGATACGACCGGAAAGAAGCATCCGCTCATTATCGCCTTGAGGGGCGGCAATAATAAATTCGGACCCATGGAGCCTTGGCGGTACTGGGGCTGGCACGATTTTCTCAAAGCCGGCTACGTCGTGCTTTCCTCTCAATACCGTGGCGGTCCTGGAAGCGAGGGCAGCGACACCTTTGGCAGTGAAGCAGATCTAAACGATGTCCCGAACCTGATCCCACTGGCGAAGAGCTTGGGCTACGTGGACACGGATCAAGTCTTTGCTCACGGCGGCTCTCGCGGCGGTATGGAACTGTATATGCTCGCGCACACGGGCCTTCCGTTAATTGCGATGGCCATCCGTGCCGGCCTGGCCGATATTCGAAGGGCTTTTGAGGCAAGACCTAAAGGCCTCGGCTCGCTGACCGAGATGATGACCGATTACTCGGCTGATCCCGATGCCGCCTTGGACCGTCGATCTGCCGTCAAATGGGCGTCTGAACTGAAGGTGCCGACGATCATCTTTCACGGCACAGATGATTGGCGGCTATCTCCACAAGACTCCCTAGACGTGGCCAATGAATTGCAGCGGGCGCACATCCCTTACGAGTTACACCTCTACGAGGCGGACACCCATGCAATCGACCTAAACCAGGCTGACATGATCAAGCATACACTCGCTTTCTTCGAGAGTAGGCAAACGCGCTAA
- a CDS encoding sigma-70 family RNA polymerase sigma factor, producing the protein MPPDQRLADFEAQRPRLLRLAYRMLGTLSEAEDVVQDAWPRWAAISGGVDLPAAYLTRIVTRLCLDQLKSARARREEYVGAWLPEPLLQQAGEEAIADDVTLTLMMAMERLSPLERAAFLLHDIFETPLNEVAATLEREPAAVRQLASRARRHVREARPRFTLSPQSASELVRAFHEASTKGDIKMLSGILADEVAVFSDGGGKVLAFRNVVRGIDRVLRLFQGLARKAAYRPQLLRNVMIDGLPGFVSIDRGEVLQTTALEVRGGKITALYIVRNPDKLRHVEAILAEQMA; encoded by the coding sequence ATGCCGCCTGACCAGCGCCTAGCCGATTTCGAGGCGCAGCGGCCGCGGTTGCTGCGCCTCGCTTACCGCATGCTAGGGACGCTGAGCGAGGCCGAGGATGTGGTGCAGGATGCCTGGCCGCGCTGGGCAGCAATAAGCGGCGGAGTCGACTTGCCGGCGGCTTATCTCACCCGGATCGTGACCCGCTTGTGCCTCGACCAGCTGAAATCGGCGCGGGCGCGGCGCGAGGAATATGTCGGCGCCTGGTTGCCGGAGCCGCTGTTGCAGCAAGCCGGCGAGGAGGCCATCGCGGACGACGTTACCCTGACGCTCATGATGGCCATGGAGAGGCTCTCCCCCCTCGAGCGCGCCGCTTTCCTGCTGCATGACATCTTCGAAACACCGCTGAACGAAGTCGCGGCTACGCTGGAACGCGAGCCTGCAGCGGTTCGACAGCTCGCATCCCGCGCCCGCCGCCACGTCCGCGAGGCGCGACCGCGCTTTACGCTTTCGCCGCAAAGCGCGTCGGAACTCGTGCGGGCCTTCCATGAGGCCAGCACTAAAGGCGACATCAAGATGTTGAGCGGTATCCTTGCCGACGAGGTCGCTGTCTTTTCCGACGGGGGCGGCAAGGTCCTTGCCTTCCGCAACGTCGTCCGCGGAATTGACCGGGTCCTGCGCCTTTTTCAAGGGCTGGCGCGAAAGGCTGCGTATCGGCCGCAACTGCTACGCAACGTGATGATCGATGGCCTGCCCGGCTTCGTTAGCATCGATCGAGGAGAGGTGCTGCAGACCACGGCGCTCGAAGTCCGCGGCGGAAAGATCACCGCGCTCTACATCGTACGCAACCCGGATAAGTTGCGCCATGTCGAAGCGATACTGGCCGAGCAAATGGCCTGA
- a CDS encoding carboxymuconolactone decarboxylase family protein yields the protein MTPRLDNPSALFPAGFKAMVALEQALAQAIDPELLELVKLRASQMNGCAFCIYMHTSDLRKRGVDEMKLYLLNAWRDSYLFSERERAALAWTEVLTRVANEGAPDDEYNALAEHFSDQERVQLTFAIGAINVWNRLQVGFHVAHPPRGAAMRADAA from the coding sequence ATGACCCCTCGCCTCGACAACCCGTCTGCACTGTTCCCCGCCGGCTTCAAGGCAATGGTCGCGCTCGAGCAAGCGCTGGCCCAAGCGATCGATCCGGAATTGCTGGAACTTGTGAAGTTACGCGCGTCCCAGATGAACGGCTGCGCCTTTTGCATTTACATGCACACCAGCGACTTGCGTAAGCGCGGAGTGGACGAGATGAAGCTGTATCTGCTGAATGCCTGGCGGGACTCGTACCTCTTTTCCGAACGCGAGCGAGCGGCGCTTGCGTGGACTGAAGTCCTGACCCGTGTCGCAAATGAAGGCGCACCCGATGACGAGTACAATGCGCTCGCCGAACATTTCAGTGATCAAGAGCGAGTGCAGCTGACCTTCGCCATTGGCGCGATCAACGTCTGGAATCGGCTTCAGGTCGGCTTCCACGTCGCTCATCCGCCGCGTGGTGCAGCGATGCGCGCTGATGCCGCCTGA
- a CDS encoding excisionase family DNA-binding protein yields the protein MDEPILISIDKAAETLSIGRSKTYQLISEGRLLTVNIGRRRLVRADSVRAIASGGTAG from the coding sequence ATGGACGAGCCTATCCTTATCTCAATCGACAAGGCAGCCGAGACACTCAGCATCGGCCGGTCGAAGACCTATCAGCTGATCAGCGAAGGCCGATTGCTAACGGTGAATATCGGGCGGCGGCGGCTGGTCCGCGCCGACAGCGTTCGCGCAATTGCAAGCGGAGGGACTGCCGGATGA
- a CDS encoding tyrosine-type recombinase/integrase, with protein sequence MHEEHKRGWRNGKHGAQWLSTLKTYAFPTIGPLRVDAVTTGHVRDLLADIWLTKPETARRVRQRIGTVMDYAHGKGWREPFVMSAVNKALPKQPRKSGRFEALPYADVPPFLAKLRERVSVGRLALEALILTAARSGEVRLARWSEIDMDKATWTVPAERMKAGKTHIVPLSEAALSVFKRATEFRTGGTDLVFPSAKRGRPLSDMTLLKILRDMKVDATVHGFRSSFRDWCAEETSFSGEVAEAALAHAIPNKVEAAYRRTNFLEKRRKLMDSWAAFCSASNATVVRLASA encoded by the coding sequence GTGCACGAAGAGCACAAGCGCGGGTGGCGCAACGGCAAGCATGGCGCTCAGTGGCTCTCCACATTGAAGACCTATGCGTTCCCTACAATTGGGCCTCTTCGGGTCGATGCCGTGACGACTGGTCACGTGCGAGACCTTCTAGCGGACATCTGGCTCACAAAGCCCGAGACTGCGCGGCGCGTGCGGCAACGCATCGGCACCGTGATGGACTACGCCCACGGAAAGGGCTGGCGCGAGCCATTCGTGATGTCAGCGGTGAACAAGGCTCTTCCCAAGCAGCCGCGCAAGTCCGGTCGCTTCGAGGCGCTGCCCTATGCCGATGTTCCACCCTTCCTCGCCAAGCTGCGTGAGCGGGTCAGCGTTGGGCGGCTGGCGCTTGAAGCGCTGATCCTGACAGCTGCCCGCTCCGGCGAGGTGCGGTTGGCGCGTTGGAGCGAGATCGACATGGACAAGGCGACATGGACCGTTCCGGCTGAGCGCATGAAGGCAGGCAAGACCCATATTGTGCCATTGTCAGAAGCGGCGCTGAGCGTGTTCAAGCGCGCCACAGAGTTTCGAACAGGTGGGACAGACCTCGTGTTTCCGAGTGCGAAACGGGGGCGCCCGCTCAGCGACATGACCCTGTTGAAGATCCTTCGCGACATGAAGGTGGACGCCACGGTCCACGGGTTCCGGTCATCGTTCCGTGACTGGTGCGCGGAGGAAACCAGCTTCTCCGGAGAAGTTGCAGAGGCCGCCTTGGCACATGCAATTCCGAACAAGGTCGAAGCGGCATATCGGCGGACTAACTTTCTCGAAAAACGCCGCAAGCTGATGGACAGTTGGGCCGCCTTCTGTTCGGCATCGAACGCGACCGTCGTGAGGCTTGCCTCAGCCTAG
- a CDS encoding Arm DNA-binding domain-containing protein: MGKLNPIQVKSLTAPGRYMDGDGLMLEVKPSGSKSWVVRLQAGGKRRDYGLGSFKDIGLSEARDLARDYRKKLRLGLDPLPRGAPLAGRPPLLRRPGPCTKSTSAGGATASMALSGSPH, translated from the coding sequence ATGGGGAAGCTCAATCCGATCCAAGTAAAGAGCCTGACTGCACCTGGCCGCTACATGGACGGCGACGGTTTGATGCTGGAAGTGAAACCCAGCGGATCAAAAAGCTGGGTGGTTCGGCTCCAGGCAGGCGGCAAGCGCCGCGACTACGGCCTTGGCTCCTTCAAGGATATCGGGCTGTCGGAAGCCCGCGACCTGGCGCGAGACTACAGGAAGAAGTTGCGGCTTGGGCTGGACCCGTTGCCGCGCGGCGCACCGTTAGCAGGACGCCCACCTTTGCTGAGGCGGCCGGGACCGTGCACGAAGAGCACAAGCGCGGGTGGCGCAACGGCAAGCATGGCGCTCAGTGGCTCTCCACATTGA
- a CDS encoding metallopeptidase family protein: MRPFGPPPSAEEMEALARRALSALPEPFAEHLNDVVLLIEDFADDETLDTMGIEDPFDLTGIYEGIPITERSVDHSGTLPDRIRLFRRPILDEWAGSEDTLEHLIAHVLVHEVGHHFGLSDEDMHALEEAVE, translated from the coding sequence ATGCGGCCGTTCGGACCCCCGCCCTCCGCCGAGGAGATGGAAGCACTGGCGCGGCGCGCCCTTTCCGCGCTGCCCGAGCCCTTCGCCGAACACCTCAACGACGTCGTACTTCTCATTGAGGATTTCGCCGATGATGAGACCCTCGACACGATGGGCATCGAGGATCCGTTCGACCTGACCGGCATCTACGAGGGGATCCCGATTACCGAGCGCAGCGTCGATCACAGCGGCACCCTGCCCGACCGCATTCGTCTCTTCCGACGTCCGATCCTGGACGAATGGGCCGGAAGCGAGGACACGCTCGAACATCTGATCGCGCACGTCCTGGTACATGAGGTCGGGCACCATTTCGGCCTATCGGACGAGGACATGCACGCGCTCGAGGAAGCCGTGGAGTGA
- the ccmA gene encoding heme ABC exporter ATP-binding protein CcmA, producing MSSLLRFEGVTCRRGGRILFEDLDLELRQGEALHLSGPNGSGKSSLLRLAAGLLHAENGGVHRGSVALADEHLALDRELPLARALSFWSGQVDEAIDAMGLRRLEAVPVRLLSTGQAMRATLARVAASDAALWLLDEPLNGLDADGVERLDALVAAHLERGGAVLAASHGPLGGTWSRMELSA from the coding sequence GTGAGTTCGCTCCTGCGGTTCGAAGGCGTGACGTGCCGGCGCGGCGGACGCATCCTGTTCGAAGATCTTGATCTGGAGCTTCGGCAGGGAGAGGCGCTGCATCTTTCAGGACCCAACGGCAGCGGCAAGTCGAGCCTGTTACGCCTCGCCGCCGGTCTGCTCCATGCGGAGAACGGTGGAGTTCATCGCGGTAGCGTCGCGCTTGCAGACGAGCATTTGGCGCTCGACCGCGAGTTGCCGCTGGCCCGGGCGCTCAGCTTCTGGAGCGGGCAAGTGGATGAGGCGATCGACGCCATGGGCCTGCGCCGGCTCGAGGCGGTCCCCGTGCGCCTCCTGTCCACCGGCCAAGCCATGCGCGCGACACTGGCTAGGGTAGCCGCGTCAGACGCTGCGTTGTGGCTTCTCGATGAGCCGCTCAATGGCCTGGATGCGGACGGCGTCGAAAGGCTCGACGCGCTCGTTGCCGCGCATCTGGAGCGGGGAGGCGCAGTCCTCGCGGCCTCACATGGACCGCTCGGCGGGACCTGGTCCCGGATGGAGCTCAGCGCTTGA
- a CDS encoding heme exporter protein CcmB: MIGKLIARDVRRAIGGAAWLPVGFFLVVATLVPFAVGPDARLLERIAAGGLWIAALTAALLPIERLVEPDRANGTLDQLTIHGVSEEAVGAAKVVAHWLTFGPLLLVAALPGSFILGIAPGALGRTLIAFAVGTPGLAALAVMVAALTAGLPRAGALAGVLLLPLAVPLLIFGAAAAGDATSGALLLEAAISLLLVALSPFVVGAAIRASRT, encoded by the coding sequence TTGATCGGAAAGCTGATCGCCCGCGACGTTCGGCGCGCGATCGGCGGTGCGGCGTGGCTGCCCGTCGGCTTCTTCCTCGTCGTCGCGACGCTCGTGCCGTTCGCGGTGGGTCCTGACGCCCGCCTGCTGGAACGCATTGCAGCCGGTGGTCTGTGGATCGCGGCGCTGACAGCGGCTCTCCTGCCGATCGAACGCCTCGTCGAGCCGGACAGGGCCAATGGAACGCTGGACCAACTCACCATCCACGGCGTCTCTGAAGAAGCGGTCGGCGCAGCCAAGGTGGTGGCGCACTGGCTGACCTTCGGGCCGCTCCTTCTCGTTGCTGCTTTGCCTGGATCCTTCATCCTCGGAATCGCGCCGGGCGCATTGGGGCGAACGCTGATTGCATTCGCCGTCGGCACGCCAGGGCTGGCCGCGCTGGCAGTCATGGTTGCCGCGTTGACAGCGGGACTTCCCCGCGCGGGCGCGTTGGCCGGTGTCCTGCTGCTGCCGCTGGCGGTTCCGCTCCTGATCTTCGGAGCCGCCGCGGCCGGCGACGCGACGTCCGGCGCGCTGCTCCTCGAAGCGGCGATTTCGCTTTTGCTGGTCGCCCTATCGCCCTTCGTCGTGGGCGCCGCGATCCGGGCGTCGAGGACCTAG
- a CDS encoding class I SAM-dependent methyltransferase: MSNLETLVAEPWSDWGLIDSGNGEKLERYGPHTVVRPEPQAMWAPSRESWAADATFVPGSDEEGGGRWVQHRPVPRQWELSRGKVRFNASLTPFRHLGFFPDMAPQWDWMRERATDADVLNLFGYTGVGTLLLSEAGARMVHVDASKKSVEQGKENAVLSGLADKPIRWIVDDASKFTAREVRRERRYDGILLDPPKFGRGPTGEVWRLEENLAPLLADCRRLLDENSRFLVLTVYAVRMSALAIGELVKQMLSDLGGKVELGEMAVREEARGLLLPTAIFARWSR; encoded by the coding sequence GTGAGCAACCTCGAAACGCTGGTCGCCGAGCCCTGGAGCGACTGGGGCCTGATCGATAGCGGCAACGGCGAGAAGCTCGAACGCTACGGCCCCCACACGGTAGTCCGGCCCGAACCGCAGGCCATGTGGGCCCCGTCAAGGGAAAGTTGGGCTGCCGACGCGACCTTCGTTCCCGGATCGGACGAAGAGGGCGGCGGGCGCTGGGTCCAGCATCGCCCCGTGCCGAGGCAATGGGAGTTGTCGCGAGGGAAGGTCCGCTTCAACGCATCGCTCACTCCGTTTCGTCACCTTGGCTTCTTCCCGGACATGGCTCCGCAGTGGGACTGGATGCGGGAACGCGCCACCGACGCCGACGTGCTCAACCTGTTCGGGTACACCGGCGTCGGAACGCTCCTTCTCAGCGAAGCGGGCGCGCGCATGGTCCATGTCGACGCCTCGAAGAAATCGGTCGAGCAGGGCAAGGAGAACGCCGTGCTTTCAGGCCTCGCGGACAAGCCCATCCGCTGGATCGTGGATGATGCGAGCAAGTTCACCGCGCGTGAGGTGCGGCGCGAGCGGCGGTACGACGGTATCCTGCTCGATCCGCCGAAGTTCGGACGCGGGCCGACCGGCGAGGTGTGGCGGCTGGAGGAAAATCTGGCGCCGCTGCTCGCGGATTGTCGAAGGCTGCTCGACGAGAATAGCCGCTTCCTCGTGCTGACCGTCTATGCCGTCCGGATGTCCGCGCTCGCGATCGGTGAGTTGGTCAAACAGATGCTCTCGGACCTCGGTGGCAAGGTGGAGCTCGGTGAGATGGCCGTACGCGAGGAAGCGCGCGGGCTGCTGCTGCCGACGGCAATCTTCGCGCGCTGGTCGCGCTAG